The Halotia branconii CENA392 region CGAAGGTATGATCCTCAGAACCCGTACCACTACCTAAAAAAATAGTGTCAGGAATCAACGCCGGATTTTTGCGATATTCATAACGCAACAAAGCATTAAATTTATCGTTTTTGGGGTCGCGGTAGGCTAAACCTAGCTTGAGGTTAGCGGTATCCCCCAATCCAGTCAGCTTTTGATTGGAAGACCCAGCTTGTTGATAACGCACTAAAGCCGTTAAAGCTGGAGAAATCTTACCCGTAGCGGCTGCTGAGATTACAGTGTTAGAACCACCAGAAGAAGTACGATATTCATAACGAGCGCTGGCTTGAAACTGAGGATTATCACTATATTCCAACCCGACACTATAGCTATCTCCACCGTTAAACCCAATAGAAGAGGCGCTCTGACCAAAAGCAAAGGGTTGGGCGTATTGTTGACCTGTTGCAGTGCGTCCGAAGAAGTTACCAAATACATGTTCGTAAGCGAGATTTAGCCGTAAACCAGGAGCAATAGACCAACGGTTATTTAGACCAATTGCGCCTTGTGTAGTAACTTCGTTAGCACCACCCAAAATTGAATAACGACCAGTCAAGGTCGTATCTGAGCCAAGTTTGTGTTCGCCGTTGACACTTAAACTAGTGATGGAATTACCCGAAAATTGACCACTGGTGTAGAACTGTTGAGCAAGACTGATATTGACACCAGGCATTGCTGCCCAATTTAAACCCAAGATGGTACGGTCTGGGTAAACAGTATCTTGATCAGAAGATAAAGTCAGTTCATTTTGCGCTTGGAAAGTCAGATTTTTAGCGATAGGAACTGAAAAACGCGATCGCAATTGATCAGAATTACTGCTCAATGCACTGTTGGGGATACGATCTTCTCGATTGCGGTGAATCCAATCCACATCAAAAATAGCTTTACCCAAGCGTTGTTGAATACCGGCAGAAATTGTCGTCAGAGAATTATTAACTTTACTACCGGGAATCGCTTCTAAACGTGGTGAAAAGAGTTCTTCAAAGGTATCTAGAGGTTGGGGTGCAATCCCAAAATTATCTTCGTGGTCATACTGCACCCTAGCGTTAGTACTTGAGGTTAATTTGGCTGTCAGCTGCGCTCCATAACGAGTTTGACCGGGTACAAAGCTAATGGTGGCATTATTAGCAAAGCCTGTATCGGCATAGCGATAATAGGCACGACCTTGAATTGCATTGGTAACTTTTCCCTCTGCTTCCAAACGATAAGCTTCACCACGTACCCGTCCCATCAGGTCAGAGTCATTAGTGGAATGAGCATATTCTGCCGTTAATTTGCCCTGAGAACCCAGAGAAATCATGGTATCTGCGCCGTAGAGTTCAAAGCCACGCACACCTTGATTTTCTTTAACGTAGGTTGCACCCAACCAACTTTCATTGTTCAGATTACGAGAAAGGTTATATTGCAAACGACCAGCATAGATATTGCTATCAGAGTCTTGACTGTCGTATTGATAGCTAACAACAAGCCGCCGTACCAATACTTGACCAGTTGCATCAATATCGGTACGAAGGATAGGTTCACGGAATAATAGAGTACCGCGATCGTAATCAATTTCGTAGTCAGAACCTCGATTGAGCTGTTCGCGTTGCAATACAGTACCAGGGCGATTCAGTTCTTCTAATTCAATAAAGACATTTTCACTACCTGGAACAAGAATCCGACGAGAAAGAAAGTAATAGCCACTAGTACCATCGGGAGCAATAGTATCTCGTTGAAATCCTTCTAGATGGTTGCCATAAAAGCCTGTAATCTGAAAGTTTCCTAAATTATAGTTAGCTTTAAAGCCGTGGAGTTGGCGAGTAATGCTAGTAAATTGCTGCGATGAACGAGCAAACTCTTCGGTGTTGTAATCACCCCACATTGCATAATCGGGAGTAGTTCCAGGAATACCAGTCGAACGCTCAAACCGGAGATATACGCTATCAATTGAAGGTGTGGTTACATCAACCTGAGAGCTATCACCGTAAACAGGATAATTTTGTTCACTAAATTGATAGCTTCTAAATAAGCGATTATTACAATCGCAATCTTCGTTAAGGCTGCGAGAACTGTTATATGCCCCTGTAAACAACCACTCGCCGATCGCACCAGTGGCAAAGACGGCTGAATTAAAATCTAATTGGGTGCTGGTGTCTTTGTCAGGACGCAGAAAATCACGAAAACTACCGTAATAATTTGTACCTCTAGCCCCCAAACGGACATCTACAACCCCAGTCACCAAACTAGGACGTAGGGCGGTTTCAAATTGCAGTTGAGTAAAGGCTTCTAAGTCATTAGTTGTTGCCCGAATTGTTACAGTTTCGGCCTCAAGATGCGATCGCAAATTCGCTGTAAATTGCCCTGCTTTCGCCTCCACCTGAAATCCCGGTTGGTCAGGCTTGAAGTCTGCCCCTATAAACTTCCCAGCCGTGGCTGTCAAAGTCACAACTGCATCCCGATTGGAGCGATTACCACTTGCATCAATCAGTTGACCTTTGATGGTAGCTATAGAACGTCCATCAGCAGGAATACGAGACTCAACTGTAGCTAATTTGAGTTGTTGTGGCGCTCCTCGTACTACTACCTGCACTGTTGTAGGCGGTTCTGCACTTGCTACAATTTGTGCGGAAATGGTGTTTGCTCCTTCTTGTAAAGAGACACCATACCATGTCTGCGTTATCAAGTTGGTAGTAGCATCAGTTTCCGTTCGTCCCACCAAAGCAGGATCTACTAAAGTACCATTTACTCGCAATTCCACCTGACTATCAGCAGGAAATTGTAACATCACTGTAGTAGCTGGAATATCTACTACAGTGTTAGCCATTGGTGTGAGGATTTTAACTGCTGTTGAAACAGAGGAAGTAGAGGGAATTGTTTCTTTGTCTTCGGCTATTTGTGCTATTTTGCGTAAGCCTCTGGGTAATGGAGTAGAAGTTGTTGGTTGAAATGGTTGGATTTCTATTGATGAAGCTGGAGAAAAAAGAGCAGGTTGTATGTTATTTTTCTTTTCCTCTAGCTTCGCTACTTTACGTAAGCCTTTAAGTAATTGAATAGAATTTTCTGATTGAAATGGTTGTATTTTTGTTTTAGTTAACTCAATATCTGAAGTTGAAGTATCAGCCAGATCAATAGATATTGAAGAAGTTGCAGGAGATTGAATATGCGGAAATTGCTGCTGAGAATTTTCTAGAAGATCGGGAGAATTTGAATCTATGCTATTTTCAGCAAGTTTATTCTCCTGTTCTTGAGCTTCGATGGTTGTGTTTGCTGGCAAAGATAAATTAGCAGCTAGAGATTCATTATTGGGTTCCGCCTTGACTGTTGCAGGATACAAAACAAGGCTGAGAGCTACTATCGGCATCGCCCCCATCAATTTCAGATTCAAGGTATTTGCATGGTGCAGTCTAGGGTTCATTTGCCTTGCTCCTGGAAGGTGGGGGTAACTGCAAAGTTCATGCGTACCAATCCGCCAGGCTCTAAACGCACCAAGCGAGATTGGCTATTGCGTTCACGGAATTTGTGGTTGGGAGCGAGAGTATAACCAGGAACACTGCTGAGATCTAAAACACCTGTATGGTTTCCCGGTAAGGCATTGGCTAAGGAGAACAAACCATTAGGATCTGTGGTGATGCGGTTGCCGTCTTCGGTGTAAATCACTGCATTGGGAATCCCAGGCTCACCAGATTGCTGTTCACCGTCAAAGTTTTTATCAACAAACACACGACCAATAATCGTGCCGCAATCAGAAACAATTCCTGGTCGAATTTTTAATTGGTGAGTTGCAGGGCCGTCCTTGATACTAAAACCGTTGTCAACTCGTAAGGCATTAGCGATCGCACTATTGCGGCCAGTACCACGCAAAGCATCGGCTGTAAGTTGAGCAGCGTAGGCAATATTTAGAACTTTCTCTGTTGGGATGGTAATATCTGTGCGGAATGTCACAGTAGACCCATTGCGTTCTGAGATGATGGCGACTGGCTGACCATCTAATTCTCCCCGTACAGTTTTAGATGAAAAGTTAAATCCTAAAGGGAGGTTATCGGTAATTACTACATTATTCAAACCAATATCAGCGAGATTTTTTATTGACAAGCGGTAGATCACCGTATCTCCAGGTTCCGCAGCCGCGCGATCGCCTGTTTTAATAATCTGCAACTGATTCGCTTGACACATATTTGTGGTGAATTGAAACGCTAATAATTGCAGCCCCACAACTTCGGCATTAGGAACTAAAACAATTGAGCTTTCTACCCTGGTCTGACCTGTAAGATTAATCGGCTGACCATCTAAAGAAGTAGCTACATACCTGACAATATCGTTACCTTGTGTGCCAGTGCTATCAAGAATTTGAATTTTGATACGTCGTTGTTTATAAATAGAATTTGACGGAGGATTGACTACAAAAATATAAGTTTTACCTGGATTAGTTTGACCATTATTTCGATCAAGTAAAAAATTGTAAGCACCAGCAGGATTATTTGTCAGGAAGTAAGGATTACTATTTTCAATATTTGGCGTTTTACCACCAGGAATCTTATTATTAGGAATATCAGGTAATTCTGTGCGCGTCAGGGAAACTAATTGTCCTAATTCTGTTTTTGTGGTATCACCTGGATTAGGTTCATAAAGACTGACTGAAAAACCTGTATAGTTAGGTAAAACTATCCCAGCACAACCTAATATTTGTCCTAATGGATCAATTAATATATTTGTATTCAGATCAACCTGAGCAGAAATTCCTAGATATTTATATGTAGTAGCCGGATCTGTATATGTATAACTAGCTTGGTTAATTATGTTTCGAGTTTCAAATTCTTGTGCTTTTGCTGGTGTATTTATGTGTAATAAACTTCCGATAAAAATAGTAATTATCAACCAAATACGATAGCTATTATTAAAAATAATTTGCTGTTTTTTTTGAGGATGTAACACTTAATTAATCTCCTCTAATACCAATTCTATATAAATTTGTACTTATTCTTCCTTGGCTTCTTCTCTAACGAGACGCTGCGCGATAGCGGTTCGTAATTAAAAAATTTAGTGCATCTTCATAAGGAATTGATATAAGATGCCTTATTGATTAATAACGACATTTTTGGGTATAAATACATAAATTTAAATTGCCTTATTCTCCCTTTCCAAATAAAAAAGGGAGTTGGGAATTAAGCTGATAAACATCAGCGCACCTGAGTTTGATAAGTCGCTTTGACTGTAGTCTTAGCTGCAACAGTTGGAACTAGCAAGCGAATGTGGGTGTAAGCACTTGCTGGCGCTGGTTTAGTTTCCACCTTGCCGTTAGGAAGAGTAACTTTAATGGTGGGATTCTCTACAAAGCTGCGTCCACCATCAATGCTATAAGTCACTTTTGCATTATTGGTGACATTAGCAGACCTCAGTACGTATACCATACCTTTAGGAATGGGTTGATTAAGAGTTAAATTTTTAATCAGGCGATCGCTTTTATTTTCGCCACTGAGGGTATAACGCAATACATCTCCAGGTTGGACTACAGCTTGACCTTTTAAAGGTTGCCATTTTTTGCTTTGTTTACCCTGCTGATCTTTCATTACCACTTGCTTTTCAGCATCTAGATGTAATTGTATTTGCCCTTGAGTTTTAACATTTTGAGCAACAGCACTTCCTGGTTGCCATACAATTGGTATTCCGGGGATTTGACTAACAAATGGTACTATAGTAACGAGAGCAAAAGCTCCTAAACTTGCAATGAAAATACCCTTCATAAATTAATAACCTCAAACAACTTGCAAAATGTTGATTGCTGATTTATAGTTCCCTATTTTTGCTAGAGAATGTCGTATTAGTCTGTCAAGATTAACTTCATAAATTTGTAGTTATAAAACGCCAACCACAAATGTAGACTTTCCCTCTCAGAAAGCTGAGAGGAAAAGAAATTAAACTATCTAGTTAACCTTGCGTTGGAAAGTAAATGTTCTTTGAATACCAGGTGCAACCTGACCAGTTACAGTATTCACATACTTAGTAACATCAGTGTTTACCGTTGTTCCAGTTTGGTCAATGCTAGAGGTACTAGCTGGATTACCATTGAAGAATTGGACAGTGGAAGCACCCGAATCCTTAGCCGAACCGACAATATTACTAGTATCAATTTGACTGTTGCTATCATTGTCTAGCGCCCAGTTATTGGGGCTTTGCGTACCATCTTCAGTAATCGCAACTTTGTCAGCATTCAAAATCACGTTACCAGTTCCAGCTTGGGCATCAGAGATATTCTTGTACCGAATCTGGTACTCAACAATGTTGCCCGGAGCAGGTTTTCTGGGTACATCAGCAACTCCTGGATTCGGATCAATCACAGTGGTGGTCATAGGATTTGTGTAAGCTGGTGTAGACTCAAAACTATCTTGACCTGCACCAACTGCTGGTCCAGTTCCTTGTAAAATCCGTGACACTTTCACCAGTTGTAAGAAGCCAGTGTATACGCGATCAATAGTGATATTTTGACCATCTGGTGTACCATCTGCATTGGTATCAATAGAAGCAGTGATTGGTACTGGGAAGCCTCTATTAATATCAGTAGATAATGCTGTACCTGGAGGTAAATCAACTTCCACACCATAGTTGATACTTGCACCAGCAGCAACGTTAGGAATACTCACTGCACCGCTGACTAAGGCAAATCCTCCTGCTTGAGTATAGTTATAGACAGCAGACTGACTATTATAGGTAACAGTTACTTTGGTATTATCTGGTAAATCTGCGCTATTCGTTGGTGGTGTTGGTACTAATGTGATCGTTCCAGGATTAGTACCACTGTTCCTAATTGTGTTAGTGAAGCCAACTGACTGTGGGTCAATCGTACTACCAGGTGCTATACCAGCAGGAACGAGAGAAGATTTGTTAGTGAAATCATCGTTGGTTAGACCTGATGGACCAGTAGCATCTGGCGCATTTTGTGGCCCGTTGAGTATAGCTGAGGCTACAGGTGTTTGCACTGTGAAGACGTTTGCTTCGCCACCAGTACCAACACCACTATTGTTATTGCCTGTATCAACTCCTGTTTCAGGAGTTGTCGGGTTATCAATATAGCCATCATCAACATCAGCTGACAATAGAGTATCAGGAACACCATCACTATTGGTATCTGTACCCGGAGGAGGTGTCATATTGCCTATAGGCCCATCATAGTTACTGGGATTTTGATCACCGGATTCGTCGTATACTGGGGCATTAGTACCAGGGGTTTGACCAAACAACTGGGCAATATTAGCAATAATCAAAGGTGAAGTTGCATTTGATTCAACAGCTAGCTGAATCGAGAAGCCATTTACCGTTGTACCTGGAGCGATAGAAGTAATAGTAGCTGGATTATTGATAAAACCAACGCGAGTTACCGAAGCTAACGAGGCTGGTACTGTTGTAGTCCACGCAGCTGTATTAGCATCAATGGAAATTAGGCTTGTGGTGTAAACAGTTTGCCAACCAGGCAGTGGAGTTGGTGCAGCCGCCAAATCTGTACCCGCAGGAATCGCATCAGAAATCAGGATACGATTGACTGGAGTCCCATCAACAGTGATGCTTGTCCCTGTCAAAGCTGCTGGTATAATTCCTTGTCCTGTTGGGTCATTAGACTCAACTCGTAAACTCAGACCGTAAGTTAGCTTGTCATCTGTAATTGCAGAAGTACCAGCATTGTTGTAAGCAGTGCGAGTCTTGAGGATGGTTGCTAAAGCGTATGTTTTTACACTAGAACCAACTTTAATTTGCTCTGTGGCGCTAGCTTCACGAGTACCATTAACTGGTGCGCCAGCTACCTCGCCAGGACTACCATCGGGGTTATCTACAGTGTAAACGTCACCACCATCAGGACTCCGCAGTTGGTTTTGAGCATTACCAGGAGTATTACCAAGAGTGACGGTGATTATATCGTTGGTTTGAGCGCCATTCTGAACGGTAACTGGCACACGTACCAACACAGTGCCGCCAACGGGTACTGATGATGTGTCTACGCCGCCTGGAGCCACGTTTGTCCAGGTTGCACCTCCATCAGTGCTGTATTGTAACTGACCACTAGCTGGTGCTTGACCATTTTTATCATTAGGTAATACGCCAGAAACTGTACCTGGGCCTGTTGTTGTCGCTTGGTTGGGAATATGGAATTTGGTAGGGTCATTACCTACGTTTGTTAGGGTGTAGGTGTAGGTTAGTAAATCACCAACCTGAACTGTTGTATTGGTAGCGCTAGCGGTGTTATCCGTTACACCAGAAGCCGAAACGGTAATACCAGCAACTTCTGCCACGGTTACAGTTACAGTATTAGAGGTGGCATTAATTGTTGTCCCTGGATTGTTAGGATCTTCGTAGGTTGCAGTTGCTGTGTTACTTATAGATGTACCTGCTGTAGTACCCTCTGCTAATACAGGCGCGAGAAATTGAAAAAGGCTACCAGTTAATAATGCTGTTGCTATTAACGATTGATAACGCTGACGTTGCTTGTTTACAGACTTGTTTTGTTTTACCATATAAGTAGTTTGTTTGTTTGCTGAACTTCTGTCCTGAATCTTCAAGCAGGATAAAGTTCGGCAATTCCTTGAAGAATTACCGTTTATATCAACCTAAAACTTGAATGTTCCAGGAATGCACTTAAAGGGAGTAAAATAATTTGCTCCCTTTAAAAAAATATACTTAGGCAACGCATAGAAATGAATTGCTGTTGTATTTGTATTTAACCCTGATATTTAAGGCTTATGGGCATAAATGAAAGGAAAGCAATTTCTTCTTATGTGCTATCTAAATAAACTATACAAATAGAATGTAACTTTTGCTGCTATAAAAATCTTCCGTATAAATAAGTAACTTCTCTAGCAGTAAATGCGTGATGGCAGTGTAGCAACTAACTTTATATTTGAAGATTGGATAAGAGTTTTAGTAATTAATTGCGCTGTTGAGAAATGCTAAAATCTATATCTAACAACAGTTATAGATATTTGCTGTAATATCTGTTTACTATCTTATAAAGACTATTGGGGTAGAAAAGACGAAGTAATGGAGATAAATAATCAGTGATCTAGATCACGACAAAAGTCTAGTAAACAATATATATGCAAAATCATCTATAAATATGCAAATTTATCATTACGTTTCTCAGTGTTAAAACTAGGTAGCTTTGCTTCATTTAATCATTTATTTTGATTTGAAACCGCAAAAAAACTAAGTAATAATACTAAGTACATTTGCTAATTTACAGGGTGATTCGCCAAAACAGAATGCTCCCTGTTCGTTTGTAGTTAGGATTTCAGTCCTGGCTTTTGAGGACTACAGTCCCCACTACAAACTATGACGACTTTGCATCCGTTCCGGACTACCAGTAGGAATCGAAGCGATTAATTTTTGTGTATACTCTTCTTGCGGTTCACGGTAGATGCTTTCGGATGTACCTTGTTCAACAATTTGACCACGATTCATTACCAAAATGCGATCGCTCATAAATTTTACTACACTTAAATCATGGGAAATGAAGATATAAGTTAGCTGAAACTCATCTTGCAATTCTTTCAAAAGATTCAATACCTGCGCCTGTACCGATACATCCAACGCGGAAACTGATTCATCACAGATAATAAATTTTGGATTTAATGCCAAAGAACGAGCAATACAAACCCGCTGACGTTGACCGCCAGAAAACTGATGAGGATAGCGGTTCATAGCATCTGCACTCAATCCCACTCGTTCTAAAAGTTCCGCAACCCGTTCTTGTCGTTGTTTTTTTGTCTTCCCTACAGAGTGAATTAACAACGGTTCCACCACTGCATCCCCAATCTTCATCCGCGGGTCGAGAGAACTAAAGGGATTTTGGAAAACTATTTGCATTTCTCGCCGCAGTTTTTGTAACGGTTCGCCTTTAAGAGTTGTAATATCTTGGCCATCAAAAATGATATGACCACTCATGGGTTCAATCAATCGTAGCAAAGTTCTACCAAGAGTAGTTTTACCACAACCAGATTCTCCCACCAAACCCAAGGTTTCCCCTGGTTTGACATCAAAAGAAACACCATTGACTGCCATAGTGTAGCGCTTTGTACCGCCAAATGCGCCCCGCACTGGAAAGCCAACTTTAAGGTCACGGATTTGCAACAGAGGTGGCTTTTCGCTGAGATTGTTCAATCTTGCAAATATCTCTTCGGCTGTAACTTCTACGGGTTGGGGTGGTTCTTTGGCTTGAATTACTACCTCTCCTGTAGATGTTTGCTCTGCATTCATATAATCGGAGACGGTGAGGAGTTTTTGAGGACGGCGGTTGAGTGTAGGACGACAAGCTACCAATCCCTTGGTATATGGATGCTGGGGATTACTAAAAATTTGCGCTGCTGCACCATATTCCACTACTTTACCTTTGTACATTACCGCTACGTAGTCGGCAATTTCCGAAATCAATCCCAAGTCGTGGGTGATGAAAATCATCGCCATGTCACGGCTTTTTTGCAATTCTCCCAGCAAGTCAACAATAGTGGCTTGCACTGTAACATCTAAAGCTGTAGTTGGTTCATCTGCAATTAATAGCAAAGGGTTACAAGAAATTGCCATTGCAATCATCACCCGTTGCAATTGACCCCCAGAAAGTTGGTGTGGGTAACGTTCTAAGATGGCTTCTTTGTGCTGCTTGACCAGTTGAGACAACTTTGCTTGATGCCCTGTTTCGATATACTGTTGTTCGATTAGTTCATCGCTAGGTAAAAGTTTAACTTCTTGCAGACCTGCGATCGCAATTTGTTTTGCTTGTTCTGTTGACACATTTTGGTGTCGCATAATCGCTTCAGTGAGCTGAAACCCAATCGTGTAAACTGGATTCAGTGAACTCATTGGTTCTTGAAAAATCATCGCGATATCGCCGCCTCGGTGGAGCTGCATTTCTTCAGGCGGTAACTCTAGTAAATTGATTGGGTTAGCATTCGCCTGGGTGCTAAACCAAATTTCACCACCGCTAACTCTACCCGGAGTCTGCAATAAACCCATTACACCCAGTGCTGTAACTGATTTGCCACTTCCAGATTCTCCGACTATTCCTAGAGTTTCACCTCGATTTAGCTGAAAAGAAATACCATCCACGGCTTTGACAATACTGTAATCGCCGGAAAATTCAACTTGGAGATTGCGAACCTCTAGTACAGTTTCACTCATAGGAGTCTGGTAGAATCAGGACTAAAAAATTAATTGGATTTTAACAGTAGTTCTGATACTATGCCCAGAAATTTAGCTTTTGTATTCCTGAATGGATAAAGTCGAGCCGAGAGTTAACGAAGATTTCGTGACTGTGGCTGAGTTGGAGAATATAGACGAGTAGGAACGTGATTACGCAGCCAGAGTAAAGGAATACTGAGAAATCCTAAAACAATGACTACTCCAGTCATAATCCAAACTGGCAAACGGTTGGGTCGATAGTCGCCTCGTTCAATTTGCCAAAAAACTTGGTTATATCGCCATGCTGCTAAAGCGATCGCAATAATACCAAAAATTACTAAAACAACGCCCAAATTTTCCGAGTTAAACAAGGGATTGACCGGAGAGTCTTGTCGTGTTATTGCAGTATTCAGCTGACGCAAAAATAGACCAAATCTAGCTATGGCAAAACCAAAGCCAAT contains the following coding sequences:
- a CDS encoding ABC transporter ATP-binding protein, with the translated sequence MSETVLEVRNLQVEFSGDYSIVKAVDGISFQLNRGETLGIVGESGSGKSVTALGVMGLLQTPGRVSGGEIWFSTQANANPINLLELPPEEMQLHRGGDIAMIFQEPMSSLNPVYTIGFQLTEAIMRHQNVSTEQAKQIAIAGLQEVKLLPSDELIEQQYIETGHQAKLSQLVKQHKEAILERYPHQLSGGQLQRVMIAMAISCNPLLLIADEPTTALDVTVQATIVDLLGELQKSRDMAMIFITHDLGLISEIADYVAVMYKGKVVEYGAAAQIFSNPQHPYTKGLVACRPTLNRRPQKLLTVSDYMNAEQTSTGEVVIQAKEPPQPVEVTAEEIFARLNNLSEKPPLLQIRDLKVGFPVRGAFGGTKRYTMAVNGVSFDVKPGETLGLVGESGCGKTTLGRTLLRLIEPMSGHIIFDGQDITTLKGEPLQKLRREMQIVFQNPFSSLDPRMKIGDAVVEPLLIHSVGKTKKQRQERVAELLERVGLSADAMNRYPHQFSGGQRQRVCIARSLALNPKFIICDESVSALDVSVQAQVLNLLKELQDEFQLTYIFISHDLSVVKFMSDRILVMNRGQIVEQGTSESIYREPQEEYTQKLIASIPTGSPERMQSRHSL
- a CDS encoding YidH family protein codes for the protein MNNIPKVDRQREHQANERTFLAWLRTSIALIGFGFAIARFGLFLRQLNTAITRQDSPVNPLFNSENLGVVLVIFGIIAIALAAWRYNQVFWQIERGDYRPNRLPVWIMTGVVIVLGFLSIPLLWLRNHVPTRLYSPTQPQSRNLR
- a CDS encoding beta strand repeat-containing protein; protein product: MVKQNKSVNKQRQRYQSLIATALLTGSLFQFLAPVLAEGTTAGTSISNTATATYEDPNNPGTTINATSNTVTVTVAEVAGITVSASGVTDNTASATNTTVQVGDLLTYTYTLTNVGNDPTKFHIPNQATTTGPGTVSGVLPNDKNGQAPASGQLQYSTDGGATWTNVAPGGVDTSSVPVGGTVLVRVPVTVQNGAQTNDIITVTLGNTPGNAQNQLRSPDGGDVYTVDNPDGSPGEVAGAPVNGTREASATEQIKVGSSVKTYALATILKTRTAYNNAGTSAITDDKLTYGLSLRVESNDPTGQGIIPAALTGTSITVDGTPVNRILISDAIPAGTDLAAAPTPLPGWQTVYTTSLISIDANTAAWTTTVPASLASVTRVGFINNPATITSIAPGTTVNGFSIQLAVESNATSPLIIANIAQLFGQTPGTNAPVYDESGDQNPSNYDGPIGNMTPPPGTDTNSDGVPDTLLSADVDDGYIDNPTTPETGVDTGNNNSGVGTGGEANVFTVQTPVASAILNGPQNAPDATGPSGLTNDDFTNKSSLVPAGIAPGSTIDPQSVGFTNTIRNSGTNPGTITLVPTPPTNSADLPDNTKVTVTYNSQSAVYNYTQAGGFALVSGAVSIPNVAAGASINYGVEVDLPPGTALSTDINRGFPVPITASIDTNADGTPDGQNITIDRVYTGFLQLVKVSRILQGTGPAVGAGQDSFESTPAYTNPMTTTVIDPNPGVADVPRKPAPGNIVEYQIRYKNISDAQAGTGNVILNADKVAITEDGTQSPNNWALDNDSNSQIDTSNIVGSAKDSGASTVQFFNGNPASTSSIDQTGTTVNTDVTKYVNTVTGQVAPGIQRTFTFQRKVN
- a CDS encoding TonB-dependent receptor — encoded protein: MNPRLHHANTLNLKLMGAMPIVALSLVLYPATVKAEPNNESLAANLSLPANTTIEAQEQENKLAENSIDSNSPDLLENSQQQFPHIQSPATSSISIDLADTSTSDIELTKTKIQPFQSENSIQLLKGLRKVAKLEEKKNNIQPALFSPASSIEIQPFQPTTSTPLPRGLRKIAQIAEDKETIPSTSSVSTAVKILTPMANTVVDIPATTVMLQFPADSQVELRVNGTLVDPALVGRTETDATTNLITQTWYGVSLQEGANTISAQIVASAEPPTTVQVVVRGAPQQLKLATVESRIPADGRSIATIKGQLIDASGNRSNRDAVVTLTATAGKFIGADFKPDQPGFQVEAKAGQFTANLRSHLEAETVTIRATTNDLEAFTQLQFETALRPSLVTGVVDVRLGARGTNYYGSFRDFLRPDKDTSTQLDFNSAVFATGAIGEWLFTGAYNSSRSLNEDCDCNNRLFRSYQFSEQNYPVYGDSSQVDVTTPSIDSVYLRFERSTGIPGTTPDYAMWGDYNTEEFARSSQQFTSITRQLHGFKANYNLGNFQITGFYGNHLEGFQRDTIAPDGTSGYYFLSRRILVPGSENVFIELEELNRPGTVLQREQLNRGSDYEIDYDRGTLLFREPILRTDIDATGQVLVRRLVVSYQYDSQDSDSNIYAGRLQYNLSRNLNNESWLGATYVKENQGVRGFELYGADTMISLGSQGKLTAEYAHSTNDSDLMGRVRGEAYRLEAEGKVTNAIQGRAYYRYADTGFANNATISFVPGQTRYGAQLTAKLTSSTNARVQYDHEDNFGIAPQPLDTFEELFSPRLEAIPGSKVNNSLTTISAGIQQRLGKAIFDVDWIHRNREDRIPNSALSSNSDQLRSRFSVPIAKNLTFQAQNELTLSSDQDTVYPDRTILGLNWAAMPGVNISLAQQFYTSGQFSGNSITSLSVNGEHKLGSDTTLTGRYSILGGANEVTTQGAIGLNNRWSIAPGLRLNLAYEHVFGNFFGRTATGQQYAQPFAFGQSASSIGFNGGDSYSVGLEYSDNPQFQASARYEYRTSSGGSNTVISAAATGKISPALTALVRYQQAGSSNQKLTGLGDTANLKLGLAYRDPKNDKFNALLRYEYRKNPALIPDTIFLGSGTGSEDHTFALETIYAPNWQWEFYGKYALRNSTSYIASDLAGTSTVNLAQIRATYRLGYSMDLVGEARWIGQSNYTETGFVVETGYYLSPNLRLAAGYVFGQVDDRDFSGTRSAGGPYLGITLKLNELFEGFGQQKPVPRQQQESQSQPAVNQVKEVGKLKI